One window of Tenacibaculum maritimum NCIMB 2154 genomic DNA carries:
- a CDS encoding DCC1-like thiol-disulfide oxidoreductase family protein: MKSIIIFYDNHCPNCTRFTKVVGRLDWFNLIITKELRNLNHINQFSSIDIKIAKGKMASSIDNKWYYGYDSIFLIFKRIPVFWFFVPLLYLLKIANLGELLYNELAIKRKIIPVNCGPTNCSMNSKK, translated from the coding sequence ATGAAATCAATAATTATTTTTTACGACAATCATTGTCCAAATTGTACGCGTTTTACTAAAGTTGTTGGAAGATTAGATTGGTTCAATTTGATAATAACTAAAGAATTAAGGAACTTAAACCATATAAATCAATTTAGCAGTATTGATATTAAAATAGCAAAAGGAAAAATGGCATCCTCTATTGATAATAAATGGTATTATGGTTACGATTCTATATTTTTAATATTTAAAAGAATTCCTGTATTTTGGTTTTTTGTTCCTTTATTATATTTATTAAAAATAGCAAACCTTGGAGAATTGTTATATAATGAGTTAGCAATTAAACGAAAAATAATTCCTGTAAATTGCGGACCAACTAACTGCTCAATGAATAGCAAAAAATAG